A window from Silene latifolia isolate original U9 population unplaced genomic scaffold, ASM4854445v1 scaffold_341, whole genome shotgun sequence encodes these proteins:
- the LOC141639329 gene encoding uncharacterized protein LOC141639329 codes for MDVPTPRELLDQNNNGPVYGLDRPPECGLCGRSMSLDNEVNGVHPNVSVCDDCKFLLIEDIGTLARNSNRRRFSRRSRSVYGSSDSTENLFSQQFSHIINLARHIEPDHEDILDDADSNSRLLQQSSSHTTPNDSTRWRRVISETESDVSNSDSYYGESESNISYGAYYHGDSDALSFSTYEGDSDTSVGGRTFFNPDLVQSVERSDIGSDSDIDPMHAGNVQWDLDDHEETEDGEWEVDNDENAFEPLEDSSFSRDRRDYPEYTGILSRIIEVNLQIPRVQIGMDDFEPSEAPYIGDPGNYLDARGFEEYLEHIAEVDSSRRGAPPASTSFVKNMPIIVICEAHQKPEGLACAVCKDLLTIGTQVNQLPCLHLYHPGCILPWLRTRNTCPLCRYELPTDDINHEHGVRIDSRRIVITEMEHRDDSSSSMTDASEIEELRGALEDVGPISGSNRGRGGWLLSAAAPIVSLMGIVFVLWLGNPLVGRGQGQVGEFNLHCGSANVIQPSGSCPRNERGRRWWWF; via the coding sequence ATGGACGTGCCTACTCCACGGGAGCTGCTTGATCAAAACAATAATGGCCCAGTTTATGGTTTGGACAGGCCTCCGGAATGCGGTCTTTGTGGAAGATCTATGTCACTGGACAATGAGGTGAATGGGGTTCACCCAAATGTCAGTGTATGTGATGACTGTAAGTTTCTATTGATTGAAGATATCGGCACGCTAGCACGGAACTCAAATCGTAGACGATTTTCTAGAAGATCTAGGTCAGTATATGGTAGTTCTGATTCAACTGAAAATCTGTTCTCACAGCAGTTTTCTCACATAATTAATTTAGCAAGGCATATTGAACCTGATCATGAAGATATACTTGATGATGCTGATTCTAACTCAAGGTTGCTCCAGCAATCAAGCTCTCATACTACACCAAATGATTCTACAAGATGGAGGAGAGTAATTTCGGAAACTGAAAGTGATGTCTCTAACTCTGATTCGTATTATGGAGAGAGTGAATCAAATATTAGCTATGGGGCATACTATCATGGTGACAGCGATGCCTTATCTTTTAGCACTTATGAAGGTGATTCTGATACTTCTGTTGGTGGTCGTACTTTTTTCAATCCAGACCTTGTCCAATCAGTTGAGAGAAGTGACATCGGTAGTGATTCTGACATTGATCCCATGCATGCTGGCAACGTACAGTGGGATTTAGATGACCATGAAGAAACAGAAGATGGTGAATGGGAAGTAGATAATGATGAAAATGCATTTGAACCTTTGGAAGATAGTTCTTTTAGTAGAGATAGAAGAGATTACCCTGAGTATACAGGAATACTCAGTAGAATCATTGAAGTTAACCTCCAGATTCCTAGAGTTCAAATTGGCATGGACGATTTTGAACCAAGCGAAGCTCCTTACATAGGCGATCCAGGGAACTATCTGGATGCACGAGGTTTTGAAGAATATCTGGAGCATATAGCAGAAGTCGACAGTTCTAGACGTGGTGCCCCTCCAGCCTCAACATCTTTTGTTAAAAATATGCCCATAATTGTCATTTGTGAGGCGCACCAGAAACCCGAGGGATTGGCATGTGCAGTTTGTAAGGATTTACTGACAATAGGCACTCAAGTGAACCAACTACCATGCCTTCATCTCTATCATCCAGGTTGTATACTGCCATGGCTTAGGACACGAAACACTTGTCCCCTTTGTCGATATGAGCTCCCTACTGACGACATCAATCATGAGCATGGCGTGCGCATTGATAGCCGGAGAATTGTTATCACTGAAATGGAGCATAGAGATGATAGTTCGTCTAGTATGACCGACGCAAGTGAAATAGAGGAACTTCGAGGAGCATTGGAAGATGTTGGCCCGATTTCAGGGTCAAATAGAGGTCGGGGAGGATGGTTGTTATCTGCTGCCGCACCTATTGTTAGTCTCATGGGAATAGTCTTTGTTTTGTGGTTGGGTAACCCTCTTGTTGGAAGAGGACAAGGGCAAGTCGGGGAATTCAACTTACATTGTGGGTCCGCAAATGTTATCCAGCCTTCTGGTTCATGCCCGCGCAATGAGCGGGGTaggaggtggtggtggttttAG